A single region of the Acidobacteriota bacterium genome encodes:
- a CDS encoding efflux transporter outer membrane subunit gives MAMRPLSLLLLAVLLPVTGCYRSGAPPQRQPRVQVPAVWNSGEATERTVDVHWWKQFGDPQLDAMIEEVLSNNHQLLAAADRLEAALNQARIAGADLVPSMGFALNSSRQRQNFIGLPLPGFAGRVPQATYTLMGVGLDISWEADLWGRIRSGQVRAGALASAQSADLAAARHSLAAQTAKAWFASAAAQLQLALAREMVASYKTTSQWVQKRFEAGFQTALEFRMALADLSEAESLVHLRREQLDRGILQIELLAGRYPGGDLKVRDTLPAVSSQVPAGLPSELLTRRPDLIAAQRRLLASDAGIVQSQAALHPRLSLTTGGGTATDSLLSLLNGNYAVWNLLGNLVQPIFQGGRLRRQVDIARSRSEEALEIYTDSVLKAFGEVETALSVERLLRDRLLELEESAAEARAARKQAQLRYRHGQGGVLTVLETERRILNMKSQILSLQHLLLDNRIDLHLALGGGFDSNAPAGSPGALIPVMFEGEQGK, from the coding sequence ATGGCAATGAGGCCACTTTCCCTTCTGCTGCTTGCCGTCCTTCTTCCGGTGACCGGGTGCTACCGCTCGGGGGCTCCTCCCCAGCGGCAGCCCAGAGTGCAGGTTCCGGCAGTCTGGAACTCGGGGGAGGCAACGGAGAGAACGGTCGACGTCCATTGGTGGAAACAGTTCGGAGACCCCCAACTGGATGCCATGATCGAGGAGGTCCTGAGCAATAATCACCAGCTCCTTGCTGCCGCCGACCGGTTGGAGGCGGCCCTCAACCAGGCCCGAATCGCCGGCGCCGATCTGGTGCCGTCCATGGGGTTTGCCCTGAACAGCAGCCGCCAGCGGCAGAACTTCATCGGTTTGCCCCTTCCCGGATTTGCCGGTCGGGTGCCCCAAGCGACCTACACCCTCATGGGAGTCGGTCTCGACATCAGTTGGGAGGCGGACCTTTGGGGAAGAATCCGCAGCGGTCAGGTTCGGGCAGGCGCTCTGGCTTCTGCACAGTCGGCGGACCTTGCGGCAGCCAGGCATTCCCTGGCGGCCCAAACGGCGAAGGCCTGGTTTGCCTCCGCCGCAGCACAGCTTCAACTGGCCCTGGCTCGCGAGATGGTGGCCAGCTACAAGACAACCTCCCAGTGGGTTCAAAAGCGCTTTGAGGCGGGTTTCCAGACGGCATTGGAATTTCGCATGGCCCTGGCGGACTTGTCCGAGGCTGAATCTCTGGTTCATCTCCGTCGCGAGCAACTGGACCGCGGCATCCTGCAGATCGAACTTCTGGCCGGGCGCTATCCTGGTGGGGATTTGAAGGTTCGAGACACTCTACCCGCGGTTTCCTCCCAGGTTCCGGCCGGTCTTCCCTCCGAGCTCCTGACCCGCCGGCCCGATCTCATCGCGGCCCAGCGGCGCCTGCTGGCTTCCGATGCGGGCATTGTCCAGTCTCAGGCAGCTCTTCATCCTCGATTGAGTCTCACCACCGGCGGTGGAACGGCCACCGATTCGCTGCTGAGCCTGTTGAATGGGAACTACGCCGTCTGGAACCTGCTGGGCAACCTGGTTCAGCCCATCTTTCAGGGTGGGCGTCTCCGACGCCAGGTCGACATCGCCCGAAGCCGCTCAGAGGAGGCCCTGGAGATTTATACCGACTCTGTCCTGAAGGCCTTCGGCGAAGTGGAGACGGCTCTCTCGGTCGAAAGACTCTTGCGTGACCGGCTGCTTGAGCTGGAAGAATCGGCTGCCGAGGCCCGAGCGGCTCGGAAGCAGGCCCAGCTTCGCTATCGCCATGGTCAGGGCGGCGTGCTGACGGTGCTGGAGACCGAACGGCGCATCCTCAACATGAAGAGTCAGATCCTGTCCCTGCAGCATCTCCTGCTGGACAATCGGATCGATCTCCACCTGGCGTTGGGAGGTGGCTTCGACTCCAATGCCCCGGCGGGCTCGCCGGGAGCCCTCATCCCGGTGATGTTTGAGGGAGAGCAGGGCAAGTGA
- a CDS encoding phytoene/squalene synthase family protein: MAATHLDSPVSDDIAFQAEMLKGVARTFALTIAQLPRNLNEAVGNAYLLCRIADTIEDDRALSLVQKQAFSERFVEILAGRDDPASFAGELAPLLSSPADSSTGNLVANTPRVIRVTQRLNLAQRKAIHRCVRIMSRGMVEFQRNASAEGLRDVAQLDRYCYHVAGVVGETLTALFCEHSEAIEKRREDLMPLSVSFGQGLQMINILKDLWEDRSRGVCWLPRDVFRAAGVELRSLSPGMADPGFVQGLLQLVAMTSDHLANGLRFIDNLPTQEAGIRRSCVWPLAIAVLTLRRICRKPNFRSGREVTVSRRSVWAAAILTSVLVRSNLALKLLFKLFTFGLPKSSPA, from the coding sequence ATGGCCGCAACTCACTTGGACTCTCCGGTGTCGGACGACATCGCATTCCAGGCGGAAATGCTGAAAGGTGTCGCCCGCACCTTCGCGCTCACCATTGCTCAGTTGCCGCGCAACCTGAACGAGGCGGTGGGGAACGCTTATCTCCTGTGCCGGATTGCCGATACCATCGAAGACGATCGGGCGCTTTCCCTGGTGCAGAAACAGGCTTTCTCGGAACGATTTGTCGAGATCCTGGCCGGCCGGGATGACCCCGCTTCGTTTGCCGGCGAGCTCGCCCCCCTGTTGTCCTCGCCAGCCGACAGTTCCACGGGGAATCTGGTCGCCAACACCCCTCGGGTTATCCGCGTCACTCAGCGTCTCAACCTTGCACAGCGCAAGGCGATTCACCGTTGCGTTCGGATCATGTCGCGCGGCATGGTCGAGTTTCAACGCAACGCGAGCGCCGAGGGCCTACGGGACGTGGCGCAGTTGGACCGCTATTGCTATCACGTGGCCGGTGTGGTCGGCGAAACTCTGACGGCGCTGTTTTGCGAACACTCCGAAGCGATCGAAAAGCGGCGAGAGGATCTGATGCCGCTGTCGGTCTCCTTCGGTCAGGGGCTGCAGATGATCAACATCCTCAAGGACCTTTGGGAGGACCGCAGCCGCGGCGTATGCTGGCTGCCTCGGGACGTCTTCCGTGCGGCCGGAGTGGAACTCCGTTCCCTCTCTCCCGGAATGGCCGATCCGGGCTTCGTCCAGGGACTTCTCCAGCTCGTGGCGATGACGAGCGACCACCTCGCAAACGGGTTGCGGTTCATCGACAACCTCCCGACCCAAGAGGCCGGCATTCGCCGCTCCTGCGTGTGGCCACTGGCGATTGCGGTGCTGACCCTGCGACGCATATGCCGCAAGCCGAACTTCAGGAGCGGACGGGAGGTCACGGTCTCACGGCGTAGCGTGTGGGCGGCAGCCATCCTCACCAGTGTCCTGGTGCGTTCCAACCTGGCGTTGAAATTGCTCTTCAAGCTATTTACCTTCGGTCTGCCCAAATCGTCGCCGGCATGA
- a CDS encoding DUF1214 domain-containing protein, which translates to MRKLGILLLSLFRRMSLLIRWLRGQTEEDAAARRVVLGESWNEFCDTLKAAGAALQFPGAPQDRFNQAEGYRYLSRIARAGLMAFVEHADAKAPVLHRVVDEVTKLGSDNPDNFYQTAALNGSYEYRILGRRNTIAYLSLGTQSGNYGQGGGLPPTGHIESDQIEMDPDGKFELVLSSRPQPGNWLPMTPETGTLVVRQTFLDRETETPAELRIERINCPEHERRPSPLTPRQLDQGLAKAGALVAGAPLLFAKWARDFQKHSNLLPMFDPEVSLAAGGDPNITYYHSHWAIGEDEALLIEVTPPECEYWNFQLNNYWMESLDYRHYTIHTNKHLALYENDRSIRLIVAHQDPGLPNWIETAGHTCGTMCFRWVRANESPQPSTRLVELSSLRS; encoded by the coding sequence ATGCGAAAGCTCGGCATATTGCTCCTGAGTCTGTTTCGACGGATGTCCCTCTTGATCCGGTGGCTGAGGGGCCAAACGGAAGAGGACGCTGCCGCCCGGCGGGTCGTCCTAGGCGAGTCCTGGAACGAATTCTGCGATACCCTCAAGGCGGCGGGAGCCGCACTGCAGTTCCCGGGCGCTCCGCAGGATCGGTTCAACCAGGCCGAAGGCTATCGATACCTCAGCCGTATCGCCCGCGCGGGCCTGATGGCGTTCGTGGAACACGCCGACGCCAAGGCGCCGGTGCTGCACCGCGTCGTCGACGAGGTCACCAAGCTGGGCAGTGACAATCCCGACAATTTCTACCAGACGGCCGCTCTGAACGGCAGTTACGAGTACAGGATCTTGGGACGACGCAACACCATCGCCTACCTGAGCCTTGGCACCCAGTCCGGGAATTACGGTCAGGGCGGTGGTTTGCCTCCCACCGGGCACATCGAATCCGACCAGATCGAAATGGATCCGGACGGAAAGTTCGAACTCGTGCTCAGTTCGAGACCTCAACCCGGGAACTGGCTTCCCATGACACCCGAGACCGGTACCCTGGTGGTACGTCAAACCTTCCTCGATCGGGAAACCGAGACTCCTGCGGAACTGCGGATCGAACGCATCAACTGTCCCGAGCATGAGCGCCGTCCCTCCCCTCTGACACCGAGGCAGCTTGACCAGGGATTGGCAAAGGCGGGAGCGCTGGTGGCGGGCGCACCGCTGCTGTTTGCGAAATGGGCGCGCGACTTTCAGAAACACAGCAACCTGTTGCCGATGTTCGATCCGGAAGTATCACTGGCCGCCGGGGGCGACCCCAACATCACCTACTACCACAGCCATTGGGCGATTGGGGAGGACGAGGCCCTCCTGATTGAAGTCACGCCCCCGGAATGCGAGTACTGGAACTTCCAGTTGAACAACTACTGGATGGAATCTCTGGACTATCGGCACTACACGATTCACACCAACAAGCATCTGGCTCTCTATGAAAACGACCGTTCCATCCGGCTGATCGTGGCCCATCAAGACCCTGGCCTCCCCAACTGGATCGAGACCGCCGGCCACACTTGCGGGACGATGTGTTTTCGATGGGTGCGCGCCAATGAAAGCCCTCAACCCAGTACACGGCTGGTCGAGTTGAGCAGTCTGAGAAGCTAG